GGGATCTGTTGGAAAGTGTTGCCACACATTGCAAACTGTACTTGCTTGCACATACATATTGAAGTGGATCGCGACTCGAGTGACGAGAATCCTTTAAATGTTGCTCCCCTTTTCCGATCgagacaaaacacacacagacacacatacccGTACCAAGTATCTTGCTCGATTTCCACTTCAACAGAACCGCCGCCAACACGTACAAACGCACAGCTCCGCAAACAAACCGTATGCTCCAGACGTGGAAGGGCGACCCGACACCGTCGCTAGCAACATCGGACACAGGTAGGGCCGGAACGGTACCATCGGTGAGGCGAAAAGTGCGCCCGCAACGCATACACCATCACCGTACGGGAGATGTCCGGGTCGGGCGCAACATCGGCATCGGTACGGTCAGCGATCATGTAGGCGCTAGCACTCATAAACACCATagcaaatcgatcgatcggtaaGCAAGTTGTTTTCTCTCCACAGTCTTACAATTTCCCGGCAAACAGACACAATTTGGTCCGTTCATACAAATTTACCATTTTAAAAGTAACTtttcccctccccctccctaTCTCTCTAATGATATTGCTGGGTCAGGTTAGGCCAACACACGCGACAGTATGTCATTTACCCTTACCCATATACCATGTCCAGAGATTTGCCGATAGTTATCGATTTATCGATTTGCATCTGCGGACAAACGAATGCTTATCACGCAATCATTTCACCAGTTTGCAGTCAGCTGTGCATCAGTAGTGTCCAATGTACTCGggctggtgttgctgctgctactgctgctagttATCCACGTACGTGGTTCTGCGTGCCTTCAATGTTGTTGATAGACGTTGTCGTGTTGTTGCTAGTATAGTTGCTCGCTTTAGTTGACTTGGCGCTAATCCCACAGTATAATCTCCAATCTCCACAGGGTTTCATCGgtaaaacagcagcagcgtgtGTACAGTAATGTCCAGCAAGGCTCCATTACCCTAGAGTTGGGAAGTCACGCATTTCTAGAACCAGGACAGAATAGAACGATACCGTTGAGCGCCCTACAAGACACTTCGGTACGCTTCAGACCCGCACGGGCATGACCTTCACAAGGACGGCTAGCACATTGATTGGTCGCACAATTGATTTATGTCCCGCTTGATTGTATCTCCAACAGATAATACGACAACGTATTCCCTTGGTGAAAAAGAAGCACGGTCGACTGCAGCACGGCACCCACCAGCATCGCACTAAGCGCCCCGGCTCCAACTCCATCCCCAGCGGTACGTCCCGCCGTAATGGACCACCTCCCCATCTGAAGTATACAACGATCGGCGATCTTTGCATTACCTGTCCACCGGAACGGACAGCGATCGCAAGGAAGGGTCTGGATGGTGTGATGATCGAACCACCCTGTCTGTCCACCTGCAACGGACGTCCCATTTCGAAGGAACTGTACGAACTGGAAACACTGTTCGGACCGAAGGCGAACTTTGTGCTTCCACATTCGAACGGCCCACCGTACAGCTTTATGGCGAAGGTGGTCAACAAGCAGAGTGGCAATACGGTACTTACCTGCGATCTTCGCTACAGGGTGATCGTGAAGCAGTGCAAACGGTACAAGCCGAAGAATCGTGATCTGAAAGCAAGCTGCAGTCTGGGCAACATTTGGGGCTCACGGTGTACGTTCCATTGCCGGGGCGGAGGATATCTTAGCCGCCCAAACTCGTACGTTGAGTGTGGCGAGAACGAGCTGTGGGAAGGCGAGGAACCGTACTGCGTGTTCAATGGTAAAGTATCTCGTTAGAACTCACCCGATGATGTATCTAGCATTTGTATCAATGACTTCCTCTTGTCTCGACCCTGAAAATAGATGTCTCCGATGACTATGCGGCCGATAGTGATACACCTAACGCTGCCGGTGATTGTCAGCTGGATATTCCACCGGAAAATGGACGCTTTGCCTGTGATCTGAAAGACAACGATGGTGCTTCCAACGAACTGGCCGTCCCCAACGGTACCGCATGTCAGGTGAAGTGTAACGAAGGATATCATGTCCCGGCACATCTTCAACCAGCTACATACTTCGAGTGCAGTGATGGTCAGTGGAACAATACGATGCGTCCTTTCTGTTACAAACCGACACCGAACCCTGGCGGAAGCAGCCAACGACGCAGAGTGCATGGATAGATTAGTTAGTGAAGCTTTCGTTTACATAAGAGCGTTTAGACTCGATGTATGTGTGGCAGATCGTCGATGGACAATAATACTTTTAAAATTGAGGAACTAATTTCGGCCCTGCAGTAGTTGtaattgctttctttttttttctattccaaCGAATAGTAACATCGCAATAAAACACCCGCTTGGAAGGAATGTATCGACTGATAACGAACTCTAAGTAATGTTGCCATAAACCATCTCCAAGCGCAGGTCTTAACCCATTTCACCACGCTCAGCCAGCTCAGTCTTTCGGTATTGTTCCAGTTTATCCCTTCCTTGAATACATCCAAAGGACTCCTAACATTTAAACGTGAAATGGCTCTTTCATATTTCATCTAACAGAACTTTACTAACAGCAGGGCAGTTTAGGGACAGCAGGAAATTGAATCGAACTGGTAAAGCAACCAAGTTGCACGTTATAGCTAAGAATCCCGTGAACTTGTTCCTTACTGATGCAGCGTGAAATGTattatgattgttttttttatgattttgctTGATAAACTCACATAGGTAATTAAGAAGAAGTTCGAGAAGGGGGAAAAACGGTCGAACAAAACTTTGTGTATTAATTTTAGGAACAAGTAGTGTGTATGCTTTGTCGTAAAATGGTAGGAAAACATAAGTTacaacaattaaaacaaaacaaaaccacgaaATGAACTGTTATTGTAAAGCAAAAAGAAcgttgtttaaatttaaacttcaTTGTGTGCGGTGTTTCTTgagtaaatttttgagaattctttaaaaaatttatacCTAAATTACACCAATGattaaaaggtaaaaaaagtaTTGAGTTGTACGCGTTATCGCCATATAAACAGATTTCACTTCTCAATTGTACTACCTGACTAGTGATGTAGAAAGTTCTAAAACAgttcaaaaatatatcaaaaagtATAACTTAACTAAATGTCCTCGAATGTCTTGTTTTCAAACGTCAAACGAAAGAAATgaatgtaaattaatttgcaaagcaaagcaaaggacGCTGATATCAACGCCACAGAAGAAGACTGGATTTGTTGAGGATGTAGGAATGGATCAGTCGTGTATGTCCTATTCGAAGCCGGGATAGGACTCGTTCATggtggctggattcgatattttcccatgaagcggtgttgtgcttaaTGAggcggagtttgttgctgaggtctaggtTGTGTTGGTAAAGTGGATGGAATCTCGGCGGGAAAGATTGTTGTGTGCTTCTGCTGGACGAAGACGACAGTAGTTGGTCAGACGGTTAGCTGCCTCGTTTCCGATGATTCCGGATGGACCCAGAATccagcagaaaacgattgtggGAGTGGGAGTCTTTGGAGGGCTTCACTTCTTGGAAGAAGTGGGGCCAGAACAGTGGCACTTTaggttcggtcggtcggttagAGTGCTTCGTCGAGTGATTCCGACATCACGTTGACTAGCTTTGAggcgtttatttttttgtaaaatatgtaTATAACATATATAAAAACGTAAGTAAATCCAGTTGAAATCAAACCTGTCGGCAATCGGCTACAGATTAGGGACCTAATCCGCGTTTTATGGAAGTGGACTTTTGAACTGTCCTTATCTTGTTTACAACACAAAACGGACcctttttgaagatttatctCTGATACAATTCAATTAATTCatcacttttttctttctacctAAACACTATGAACAAGATAAAAGAATCCCCAATTGCcttatttaatatttctacacttttctttatttgtgaATTAGTGTGTCTATATATTTCAATTATTCTTTTCCCTAAATCAACAGAGTACAGTAAACATTATAAATTTGCCAATTACCGGTACACAGTAGTGCAGTATGTTCAACCGATGTATGTAGCTTCCCTACTTTCTACAGCACGATATTATAAGTTTTGTAAACATGGGTGTATTTCTTCTAAAATTAGAGCTTTCGATATCCATACATATCTCGTGAATTCTAGGTTTAATCTATTACCTTTTCCGTTTTGGCAATTACGTTGAATGAACAAACAACTGTTCCACAGGCCGATTTTCAAACTAAACACTGTTTGTAACGACTGACACGGAATTACAAAAATAGTTCTCTGCTAGTTGGGTGCAGCTCTTTGCTTATAGAAAAATAGACGGgagttttctttgttgttttatgtataaaaaaaacctataaataaaaagcattGCGCATTGCGTCGATACAAAATGACTTGTGTGGCAGGTAGCGAGCAGAGTAAGTGGATGTGAAGTTGTACAAACGCGCGTTAAACACATCCTTAAACTAACATTACGTTTATCTActaggaaaaaaagcacaactcTGCACATCAACAAGCTGGAATTCTGCACAATGCAACAATGCGGCTGTTGGCTAGATGGGAAGGTTCTATAGAGAATTCTATACTATGTGGTAGCTTCGTTGCGTGGCTAGTGCTTTAAACTCCTGGCGTAGAACGACCAGGATACTGGGaaccttttcttttcatgtAGGAGGTATGAagatgaaaagtaaaaaagaaaaacaatgttGCAGGAATTGGGTTTTACTCCTCTATAGAAGGGAGAAGCATAAGGTTAACCGGTAACCGAAGCTGCCGAACATTAAACCTCACGAGACTTGTAATTGCTAACCAATGACGTGACAAGAAATACATCTAAACGAAGTTCGGCGGGagggaaagaagaaagaattttCCGTTTTAATAAGTGCGCTTTTTTGAAGTTAAAGCTTGTTTTTGGTTAGTTTTATCAACATGAACAAAAAGCCAATGCAGGTCTCGAAAAAGAAGGGATACTGATTAATTAAAAGCTCATCGGTACAGACACGCAAATGCAAAACACGACAGGTTTTTAACATGCAAAAGACAAACGAACAAACTCGTATGTTAGCACCACAAATATCATTAACAATTCGACAGTTAAACTGTACCGCCAACGTTGTATTCATTATTGTTCtgcctttttatttgttgtggttgtaaccaatatttaataaatatcTTCAATCTTACATAAAAATCCTCGGAATGTTACGTTCAGCTAAATTaaattgacctttttttttttttgaatggaAGAGTAAGTGCTTCAAGAAACAGTATTTTGGATatggttcatttttcattttgtgatTGCTTTAAAtggctttgttttttctttgttttacgCAGAAAGTTTCACaactttgtatttttttcttttggtttcttttatcAGGAATTTCCAGCAAAATTTAACTGGTAATTTTAAACCTACGCCAAAAACCATATTCTCATTTTGACACCGGAATGTTTATCGTATTTTGCTCTTAtctcacttttcatgcttagctttaattaaatttagctTTCAACCTTGGTGTATCAGGGGCGCGTATATCGATTAACAGTTTGCTTGTTTCATTCTTAACTCCTCTCACAACTACAATGGCCTACAAGTAGGCCCAATAAAACAGGAGGTGATTCAAATCTTGATctgtttcaaaattctatCGAAAACACACTCTTCGGTAGCATAGTTTTAACCAAAAGGGGGTTAAataaagcaacgaaaaattgacctaataaatgtttaaatttgtcCAAAAAATGCGCACCCTTCTGCATATTACCTTCGTTGTACTCGTGTTAATAATAATAGGTGGTatattggtgtgtgtgtttttaggtGTAAAGTGCCAATTTCggctagtttttttt
This genomic window from Anopheles maculipalpis chromosome 2RL, idAnoMacuDA_375_x, whole genome shotgun sequence contains:
- the LOC126568284 gene encoding uncharacterized protein LOC126568284 isoform X2, with protein sequence MCHPRSYGGPDIDQTAASFASDGTANRTAANTYKRTAPQTNRMLQTWKGDPTPSLATSDTGRAGTVPSVRRKVRPQRIHHHRTGDVRVGRNIGIGTVSDHVGASTHKHHSKSIDRVSSVKQQQRVYSNVQQGSITLELGSHAFLEPGQNRTIPLSALQDTSIIRQRIPLVKKKHGRLQHGTHQHRTKRPGSNSIPSGTSRRNGPPPHLKYTTIGDLCITCPPERTAIARKGLDGVMIEPPCLSTCNGRPISKELYELETLFGPKANFVLPHSNGPPYSFMAKVVNKQSGNTVLTCDLRYRVIVKQCKRYKPKNRDLKASCSLGNIWGSRCTFHCRGGGYLSRPNSYVECGENELWEGEEPYCVFNDVSDDYAADSDTPNAAGDCQLDIPPENGRFACDLKDNDGASNELAVPNGTACQVKCNEGYHVPAHLQPATYFECSDGQWNNTMRPFCYKPTPNPGGSSQRRRVHG
- the LOC126568284 gene encoding uncharacterized protein LOC126568284 isoform X1, which encodes MCHPRSYGGPDIDQTAASFASDGTANRVSSVKQQQRVYSNVQQGSITLELGSHAFLEPGQNRTIPLSALQDTSIIRQRIPLVKKKHGRLQHGTHQHRTKRPGSNSIPSGTSRRNGPPPHLKYTTIGDLCITCPPERTAIARKGLDGVMIEPPCLSTCNGRPISKELYELETLFGPKANFVLPHSNGPPYSFMAKVVNKQSGNTVLTCDLRYRVIVKQCKRYKPKNRDLKASCSLGNIWGSRCTFHCRGGGYLSRPNSYVECGENELWEGEEPYCVFNDVSDDYAADSDTPNAAGDCQLDIPPENGRFACDLKDNDGASNELAVPNGTACQVKCNEGYHVPAHLQPATYFECSDGQWNNTMRPFCYKPTPNPGGSSQRRRVHG